A DNA window from Jaculus jaculus isolate mJacJac1 chromosome 1, mJacJac1.mat.Y.cur, whole genome shotgun sequence contains the following coding sequences:
- the LOC101596460 gene encoding olfactory receptor 5B3-like has protein sequence MENRTEVTQFILLGLTSDPGLQVPLFITFLLIYIITAVGNLGMILLILLDSRLHTPMYFFLGNLSLVDFCYSSAVTPKVMAGLLIRDDSISYNDCAAQMFFVTGFATVENYLLASMAYDRYGAVCKPLHYTTIMTTRVCTWLALGCYACGFLNASIYTGDAFSLFFCKSNVVHHFFCDIPAVMVLSCSYRHINEVVLIYVASFNIFFALVVILISYLLIFINILKMQSTAGHWKAASTCASHFTAVFIFYGTVIFMYLQPSSSHSMDTDKMASVFYTMVIPMLNPVVYSLRNKEVKSAFKKVVFKAK, from the coding sequence ATGGAGAACAGGACAGAAGTGACACAGTTCATCCTGCTGGGACTGACCAGTGACCCAGGCCTGCAGGTTCCTCTCTTCATAACCTTCCTCCTCATCTACATCATCACTGCGGTTGGGAACCTGGGGATGATCCTGCTGATTCTCTTGGACTCCCGGCTCCACactcccatgtacttcttcctgggTAACCTGTCCCTGGTTGACTTTTGCTACTCTTCAGCTGTTACACCTAAAGTCATGGCTGGGCTTCTTATAAGAGATGACAGCATTTCATACAATGACTGTGCTGCTCAAATGTTCTTTGTCACAGGCTTTGCTACCGTGGAAAATTACCTGTTGGCTTCAATGGCCTATGATCGCTATGGAGCAGTGTGTAAGCCCCTCCATTATACTACCATCATGACAACAAGGGTGTGCACATGGCTAGCCTTAGGCTGCTATGCCTGTGGTTTCCTGAACGCCTCCATCTACACAGGAGATGCATTTAGTCTCTTCTTCTGTAAGTCCAATGTGGTCCATCACTTCTTCTGTGATATACCAGCAGTCATGGTTCTGTCTTGCTCTTACAGACATATTAATGAGGTGGTTCTTATTTATGTAGCCAGCTTCAATATATTTTTTGCTCTCGTAGTGATTTTAATATCTTACTTACTGATTTTTATCAATATCCTAAAGATGCAGTCGACTGCAGGGCACTGGAAGGCAGCATCTACCTGTGCATCCCACTTCActgctgttttcattttctatggGACGGTCATCTTCATGTACTTGCAgcccagctccagtcactccATGGACACTGACAAGATGGCATCTGTTTTCTACACCATGGTCATCCCTATGCTGAATCCTGTGGTCTACAGCCTGAGGAACAAGGAGGTCAAGAGTGCATTCAAAAAGGTGGTTTTCAAGGCAAAATAA